From Coriobacteriia bacterium, a single genomic window includes:
- a CDS encoding phosphatidate cytidylyltransferase, with amino-acid sequence MSGWEEGFAKLGVRLASALVFGVVFLAAVLFGGPLGLGALLSAAAGLAAAELCRLLPGATRGSVALGGIGAAALPLAAGAGASSMVAAGEPAGVSTAAVLVAVAAMAVFVPALLLWLAAAVGSTATGAASAALAVAWVGLGLAHLVFLQGLEGGGPGLALVAVLGVWAGDVAGYVIGVAIGRHKLAPRLSPGKSWEGFAAGLLATVGAWVGFAAFLALPQPAVLMAAVGVAAALAGLLGDLAESRVKRLAGVKDSGTLIPGHGGVLDRFDSLITVSVVTFWILSLGGSP; translated from the coding sequence GTGTCCGGGTGGGAGGAGGGGTTCGCCAAGCTCGGCGTGCGCCTGGCCAGCGCGCTGGTCTTCGGGGTGGTGTTCCTGGCCGCCGTGCTCTTCGGCGGCCCGCTCGGGCTCGGCGCGCTGCTCTCGGCCGCCGCGGGCCTCGCCGCCGCGGAGCTCTGCCGCCTGCTTCCCGGCGCGACCCGCGGCAGCGTGGCGTTGGGCGGGATCGGCGCCGCCGCGCTCCCGCTGGCCGCCGGCGCGGGAGCCTCCTCCATGGTGGCCGCCGGCGAACCGGCCGGTGTGTCCACGGCCGCGGTCCTCGTCGCCGTCGCGGCGATGGCCGTCTTCGTGCCGGCTCTTCTGCTGTGGCTGGCCGCCGCCGTGGGGTCGACCGCCACGGGCGCGGCATCGGCCGCGCTCGCGGTCGCCTGGGTCGGTCTCGGACTCGCGCACCTCGTCTTCCTGCAGGGGCTGGAGGGTGGTGGCCCCGGGCTCGCGCTGGTGGCGGTGCTGGGCGTGTGGGCCGGTGACGTGGCCGGATACGTCATCGGGGTCGCGATAGGCCGGCACAAGCTCGCGCCCCGGCTCTCACCGGGCAAGTCGTGGGAGGGGTTCGCCGCCGGACTCCTGGCGACCGTCGGCGCATGGGTGGGGTTCGCCGCCTTCCTGGCGCTGCCGCAGCCCGCGGTGCTCATGGCGGCCGTCGGCGTCGCCGCGGCCCTCGCCGGGCTCCTCGGAGACCTGGCCGAGTCGCGCGTCAAGCGCCTCGCGGGAGTGAAGGACTCGGGCACTCTGATCCCCGGTCATGGCGGCGTCCTCGACCGTTTCGACAGCCTCATCACCGTCTCGGTCGTCACGTTCTGGATACTCTCGCTGGGGGGCTCGCCGTGA
- a CDS encoding isoprenyl transferase, with amino-acid sequence MLGELDLDRVPAHVAVIMDGNGRWARRRGLPRIAGHKAGVKAVRELISSALELGIRYLTIFSFSSENWRRPPEEVSGLMQLFAEVLEREVGQLEEQGVRLRVLGRREGLPRKTREAFDRAEARTADRECVTLLVALNYGGRAEVADAARALAAEAAAGRIAVEDVTEDAVAARLYAPDVPDPDLVVRTSGEMRLSNFLLWEMAYSELWVTGSLWPDFRRHDLLRAVVDYQRRVRRYGGT; translated from the coding sequence ATCCTCGGCGAGCTCGACCTCGATCGCGTCCCCGCGCACGTGGCCGTGATCATGGACGGCAACGGGCGCTGGGCGCGGCGTCGCGGATTGCCGCGCATCGCCGGTCACAAGGCCGGCGTCAAGGCCGTCCGCGAGCTCATCTCATCGGCGCTGGAGTTGGGCATCCGCTACCTCACCATCTTCTCGTTCTCGTCCGAGAACTGGCGGCGGCCGCCCGAGGAGGTCTCGGGGCTCATGCAGCTCTTCGCCGAGGTGCTCGAGCGCGAGGTCGGCCAGCTCGAGGAGCAAGGCGTGCGCCTGAGGGTCCTCGGCCGCCGAGAGGGCCTGCCGCGCAAGACGCGCGAGGCGTTCGACCGCGCCGAGGCGCGCACGGCGGACCGGGAGTGCGTGACTCTCCTCGTGGCGCTCAACTACGGCGGACGCGCCGAGGTCGCCGACGCCGCCCGCGCGCTTGCCGCCGAGGCCGCGGCCGGCCGCATCGCCGTCGAGGACGTCACCGAGGACGCCGTCGCGGCCCGGCTCTACGCGCCGGACGTCCCCGACCCGGACCTGGTCGTCCGCACGAGCGGGGAGATGCGGCTGTCGAACTTCCTGCTGTGGGAGATGGCCTACTCCGAGCTGTGGGTCACCGGCTCGCTCTGGCCCGACTTCCGCCGCCACGACCTGCTCCGCGCCGTCGTCGACTACCAGCGCCGCGTGCGACGCTACGGAGGCACGTAG
- the tsf gene encoding translation elongation factor Ts — protein sequence MEITAKMVKDLRECTGAGMMDCKAALAEAGGDVEKAVDILRTKGLADLAKRAGKAANEGVIGSYIHAGGRIGVLVEVNCETDFVARNADFQAFVKDVAMHVAAAAPLFVRREEVPAELVEHERGIYMAQAAATGKPERIQAKIAEGRLDKFFKEVCLMEQAYVKNPDITIERYLGELVGKLGENIVISRFTRYVLGESSREPAGSAG from the coding sequence ATGGAGATCACCGCCAAGATGGTCAAGGACCTGCGCGAGTGTACGGGCGCGGGCATGATGGACTGCAAGGCCGCCCTCGCCGAGGCCGGCGGGGACGTGGAGAAGGCCGTCGACATCCTGCGTACCAAGGGGCTCGCCGACCTCGCCAAACGGGCGGGCAAGGCCGCCAACGAGGGCGTCATCGGCTCCTACATACACGCGGGCGGCCGCATCGGCGTGCTCGTCGAGGTGAACTGCGAGACCGACTTCGTCGCCCGTAACGCGGACTTCCAGGCATTCGTCAAGGACGTCGCGATGCACGTCGCGGCCGCCGCGCCGTTGTTCGTCCGGCGCGAGGAGGTCCCCGCGGAGCTCGTCGAGCACGAGCGCGGCATCTACATGGCGCAGGCGGCCGCCACCGGCAAGCCCGAGCGGATCCAGGCCAAGATCGCCGAGGGCCGTCTCGACAAGTTCTTCAAGGAGGTCTGTCTCATGGAGCAGGCCTACGTGAAGAACCCCGACATCACGATCGAGCGGTACCTGGGTGAGCTCGTCGGGAAGCTGGGAGAGAACATCGTCATCTCGCGGTTCACTCGATACGTGCTCGGGGAGTCGTCCCGGGAGCCGGCGGGATCGGCCGGATAG
- a CDS encoding UMP kinase yields MAPDAVTASAARARRARAEGERPVTESGSAEGYRYGRVLLKLSGEALLGDVGYGIDPDVLDSLARQVRRVASAGVQVAIVMGGGNIFRGIAASAEGMDRAQADYIGMLATVMNSLALQDVLEKQGVFTRVMSAIEMRAVAEPYIRRRAIRHLEKGRVVIFAAGTGNPYFTTDTTASLRALEIGAECIMKATKVDGVYDSDPTTNPDAVRFDELPYIDVLNLGLRVMDATAISLCMDNDLPILVFNMETEGNIERALRGEPVGTVVRGGI; encoded by the coding sequence ATGGCACCTGACGCCGTCACGGCATCCGCCGCGAGGGCGAGGCGTGCACGAGCGGAAGGGGAGCGTCCCGTGACGGAGAGCGGCAGCGCGGAGGGCTACAGGTACGGCAGGGTCCTTCTCAAGCTCTCCGGCGAGGCGCTCTTGGGCGACGTCGGCTACGGCATCGACCCGGACGTGCTCGACTCGCTCGCCCGGCAGGTCCGCCGCGTCGCTTCCGCGGGAGTGCAGGTCGCGATCGTCATGGGGGGCGGCAACATCTTCCGCGGCATCGCCGCCTCGGCGGAGGGCATGGACCGCGCCCAGGCCGACTACATCGGCATGCTCGCGACCGTGATGAACTCGCTCGCGTTGCAGGACGTGCTGGAGAAGCAGGGGGTCTTCACGCGCGTGATGTCCGCCATCGAGATGCGGGCCGTCGCCGAACCCTACATCCGGCGCCGCGCGATCCGTCACCTCGAGAAGGGGCGCGTCGTCATCTTCGCCGCCGGTACCGGCAACCCGTACTTCACCACCGACACCACCGCCTCCCTGCGCGCGCTGGAGATCGGAGCGGAGTGCATCATGAAGGCGACGAAGGTCGACGGTGTCTACGACTCCGACCCCACCACGAACCCGGACGCCGTCCGCTTCGACGAGTTGCCCTACATCGACGTGCTCAACCTCGGGCTGCGCGTCATGGACGCGACGGCCATATCCCTGTGCATGGACAACGACCTGCCCATCCTGGTCTTCAACATGGAGACCGAGGGCAACATCGAGCGGGCCCTGAGAGGAGAGCCCGTCGGCACCGTCGTCAGAGGAGGGATCTGA
- the frr gene encoding ribosome recycling factor, which produces MITDIIKDADGRMGKAAVALGHEFGTIRTGRAAAQILEPVKVEYYGTPTPLLQLASVTAPEPQMLVVSPYDRSAMGAIEKAIRTSDLGLNPSNDGQVVRVPFPPLTEERRRELVKLAKHYAEDARVAVRNIRREANDRLKHAERDHEISQDDMRRAEAEVQKLTDAHVKEIDEMLARKEAEIMEV; this is translated from the coding sequence ATGATCACCGACATCATCAAGGACGCCGACGGCCGAATGGGGAAGGCCGCCGTCGCGCTCGGGCACGAGTTCGGCACGATCCGCACCGGGCGTGCGGCGGCTCAGATCCTAGAGCCGGTCAAGGTCGAGTACTACGGTACCCCCACGCCGCTGCTCCAGCTCGCCTCCGTCACCGCGCCCGAGCCGCAGATGCTGGTCGTGAGCCCGTACGACAGGAGCGCCATGGGCGCGATCGAGAAGGCGATCCGCACCTCCGACCTCGGGCTGAACCCGAGCAACGACGGGCAGGTCGTCCGGGTCCCGTTCCCGCCGCTCACCGAGGAGCGCCGACGCGAGCTCGTGAAGCTCGCCAAGCACTACGCCGAGGACGCCCGCGTCGCCGTGCGCAACATCCGCCGCGAGGCGAACGACAGGCTCAAGCACGCCGAGCGCGACCACGAGATCTCGCAGGACGACATGCGCAGAGCCGAGGCCGAGGTCCAGAAGCTCACCGACGCGCACGTCAAGGAGATCGACGAGATGCTCGCGCGCAAGGAAGCGGAGATAATGGAGGTCTAG
- a CDS encoding proline--tRNA ligase → MRVALRMSGLYAPTLKEVPAEAEIASHRLLLRAGMMRKAAGGIYTFLPLGLRALRKVERIVREEMDAVGSQEMLMPAVQPAELWRESGRWDLYGPELMRLTDRHGRDFALGPTHEELITALVRHELRSYRDLPVSLYQIQVKFRDEVRPRFGLLRGREFIMKDAYSFHADQDSLQEHYEAMSRAYGRICERLGLRYRPVEAESGQIGGSVTTEFMALADSGEAALVYCEGCDYAANVEAASTVIPRSPSTSEPVAMERVRTPGAGTIAEVAEFFGIGPADVVKTMAGVVDDEGEARLVYFCLPGDRELNPVKAGRAVPGVRLLAEEEFDVFGIPKGSLGPADPPEATLVVADRSLEADTSWIVGANERDGHLKGAMPGRDFAVHRWEDLVVAQPGDACPRCAGTLMGARGIEVGQVFQLGTKYSESMGATFADEDGTERPFVMGCYGVGVTRSLAAVIEQHNDDAGISWPVSVAPLEVAVIPLGGGEPAEAAEHVWTALADAGVETVIDDRDERAGVKFADADLIGFPYQVVVGARGLAEGAVELKERAGGARSTLTLAEAADRVADLVGEARTASV, encoded by the coding sequence ATGAGAGTCGCTCTCAGGATGAGCGGGCTGTACGCGCCCACCCTCAAGGAGGTACCCGCCGAGGCGGAGATCGCGAGCCACCGGCTGCTGCTCCGAGCCGGCATGATGCGGAAGGCGGCCGGCGGGATCTACACGTTCCTGCCGCTGGGGCTGCGCGCGCTGCGCAAGGTGGAGCGTATCGTGCGCGAGGAGATGGATGCCGTCGGGAGCCAGGAGATGCTCATGCCGGCGGTCCAGCCCGCCGAGCTGTGGCGGGAGTCCGGCCGCTGGGACCTGTACGGGCCGGAGCTGATGCGCCTGACCGACCGCCACGGGCGCGACTTCGCCCTGGGGCCCACGCACGAGGAGCTCATCACCGCGCTCGTCCGCCACGAGCTGCGCTCCTACCGGGACCTGCCGGTCTCGCTCTATCAGATCCAGGTCAAGTTCCGCGACGAGGTCCGGCCGCGCTTCGGGCTGCTCCGCGGACGCGAGTTCATCATGAAGGACGCGTACTCCTTCCACGCCGACCAGGACTCGCTGCAGGAGCACTACGAGGCGATGAGCCGCGCCTACGGCCGCATCTGCGAGCGCCTCGGGCTTCGTTACCGCCCCGTCGAAGCGGAGAGCGGCCAGATCGGCGGCAGCGTGACGACGGAGTTCATGGCGCTGGCGGACAGCGGAGAGGCGGCGCTGGTCTACTGCGAGGGCTGCGACTACGCAGCCAACGTGGAGGCCGCCTCGACCGTGATCCCGCGGTCGCCCTCGACATCGGAGCCGGTCGCGATGGAGCGCGTGCGCACGCCCGGCGCGGGCACCATCGCCGAGGTCGCGGAGTTCTTCGGGATCGGGCCCGCCGACGTGGTCAAGACCATGGCGGGCGTCGTCGACGACGAGGGGGAGGCGCGGCTCGTCTACTTCTGCCTGCCCGGCGACCGGGAGCTCAATCCCGTCAAGGCGGGACGAGCCGTCCCCGGCGTCCGCCTGCTGGCCGAGGAGGAGTTCGACGTCTTCGGCATCCCCAAAGGCTCCCTCGGACCAGCGGACCCGCCCGAAGCCACCCTGGTGGTCGCGGACCGGTCGCTGGAGGCCGACACGAGCTGGATCGTCGGGGCCAACGAGCGCGACGGCCATCTCAAGGGCGCCATGCCCGGGCGCGACTTCGCCGTGCATCGCTGGGAGGACCTCGTCGTGGCTCAGCCGGGGGATGCGTGCCCGCGTTGCGCCGGTACGCTCATGGGAGCCCGCGGCATCGAGGTCGGTCAGGTCTTCCAGCTCGGGACGAAGTACTCCGAGTCGATGGGCGCCACCTTCGCCGACGAGGACGGCACCGAGCGGCCGTTCGTGATGGGCTGCTACGGCGTCGGTGTCACGCGCTCCTTGGCCGCGGTGATCGAGCAGCACAACGACGACGCGGGGATATCCTGGCCGGTCTCGGTGGCGCCTCTGGAGGTCGCGGTCATCCCGCTGGGCGGCGGCGAACCGGCGGAGGCCGCCGAGCACGTCTGGACGGCGTTGGCCGACGCGGGGGTCGAGACCGTCATCGACGACCGCGACGAGCGCGCGGGGGTGAAGTTCGCCGACGCCGACCTCATCGGGTTCCCGTACCAGGTGGTCGTCGGGGCGCGCGGCCTCGCCGAGGGGGCGGTGGAGCTGAAGGAGCGAGCCGGCGGCGCACGTTCCACGCTCACGCTCGCCGAGGCAGCGGACCGCGTGGCGGACCTGGTCGGCGAGGCGCGCACGGCCTCCGTCTGA
- the ispG gene encoding flavodoxin-dependent (E)-4-hydroxy-3-methylbut-2-enyl-diphosphate synthase produces the protein MVGDVPIGGMTPIAVQSMTNTDTRDAEATLAQIGRLADAGCEIVRVAVPHADALPGFARVCARSPLPVVADVHFDHRLAMEACRLGAAKLRVNPGNIGAAARVDAVIEAAGEAGVPIRIGVNAGSLAEEYRDRDWPLAEKLVASAVAFCGHFEERGFTDIVVSAKASSVVTTVDAYRSLAEEVPYAIHLGVTEAGTSVAGTVKSSVGLGVLLAEGIGDTLRVSLTADPVDEVLVAWEILGALDIRRNAPELVSCPTCGRCEVDLIPIAEEVSRRLRDVRTPLKVAVMGCVVNGPGEARDADVGVAAGAGVGLVFAKGEPVRKVPEAEIVDALMEEVRRLGEGCLT, from the coding sequence ATGGTCGGCGACGTCCCGATAGGGGGGATGACGCCCATCGCCGTCCAGTCCATGACGAACACCGACACGCGCGACGCCGAGGCCACGCTCGCCCAGATCGGCAGGCTGGCGGACGCCGGGTGCGAGATCGTCCGCGTGGCCGTCCCGCACGCCGACGCGCTTCCCGGCTTCGCGCGCGTCTGCGCTCGCTCCCCGCTGCCGGTCGTGGCCGACGTGCATTTCGACCACCGCCTCGCGATGGAGGCGTGCCGCCTCGGCGCGGCCAAGCTGCGCGTCAACCCCGGCAACATCGGAGCGGCCGCGCGGGTCGACGCGGTGATCGAGGCGGCCGGCGAGGCGGGCGTCCCGATCAGGATCGGCGTCAACGCGGGCTCGCTGGCCGAGGAGTACCGCGACCGCGACTGGCCGCTCGCCGAGAAGCTGGTGGCCAGCGCGGTGGCCTTCTGCGGACACTTCGAGGAGCGCGGCTTCACCGACATCGTGGTCTCGGCGAAGGCCTCCTCGGTGGTCACGACCGTCGACGCGTACCGGAGCCTGGCCGAGGAGGTGCCCTACGCGATCCACCTCGGCGTCACCGAAGCCGGGACCTCCGTCGCGGGGACGGTCAAGTCCTCCGTCGGCCTGGGGGTGCTGCTCGCCGAGGGCATCGGTGACACGCTCCGCGTCTCGCTGACCGCCGATCCCGTCGACGAGGTCCTGGTGGCCTGGGAGATCCTCGGCGCTCTCGACATCCGCCGCAACGCGCCGGAGCTCGTGAGCTGCCCGACGTGCGGGCGCTGCGAGGTCGACCTGATACCCATAGCCGAGGAGGTCTCGCGCAGGCTCCGTGACGTCCGCACGCCCCTCAAGGTGGCGGTGATGGGCTGCGTGGTGAACGGCCCCGGCGAGGCGCGCGACGCGGACGTCGGAGTGGCCGCCGGCGCGGGCGTCGGACTCGTGTTCGCCAAGGGCGAGCCGGTACGCAAGGTACCCGAGGCCGAGATCGTCGACGCGCTCATGGAAGAGGTCCGCCGCCTCGGGGAGGGGTGCCTCACCTAG
- the rpsB gene encoding 30S ribosomal protein S2 — protein sequence MTVSMKTLLEAGVHFGHQTRRWNPKMKPYIFTERNGIYILDLQRTLRELDAAYRFVRELTARGEKVLCVGTKKQAQEPVAAEAVRSGQPYVNQRWLGGMLTNFVTMRTRVSRLEELERMEEDGSMAALPKKEALKLRGEYEKLLRNLAGVREMRELPGALFVIDTKREAIAVAEARRLRIPIIGVVDTNADPDEVDFVVPGNDDAIRSVGLMCRVIADAAAEGRAALEGPEAAEEPAPAAPAPEEPIVEAREPEPSEPAAAAESPETEAAAPEAEQAPAE from the coding sequence ATGACCGTCTCCATGAAGACCCTGCTCGAAGCCGGGGTCCACTTCGGGCACCAGACGCGCCGCTGGAACCCGAAGATGAAGCCGTACATCTTCACCGAGCGCAACGGGATCTACATACTCGACCTGCAGCGCACTCTGCGCGAGCTGGACGCGGCCTACCGGTTCGTGCGCGAGCTCACGGCACGCGGCGAGAAGGTCCTCTGCGTCGGGACGAAGAAACAGGCCCAGGAGCCTGTGGCGGCCGAGGCCGTCCGCTCCGGGCAGCCCTACGTGAATCAGCGCTGGCTCGGCGGGATGCTCACGAACTTCGTCACCATGCGCACCCGCGTGTCGCGGCTCGAGGAGCTGGAGCGCATGGAGGAGGACGGCTCCATGGCCGCGCTCCCCAAGAAGGAGGCGCTCAAGCTGCGTGGGGAGTACGAGAAGCTCCTGCGCAACCTCGCCGGCGTCCGGGAGATGCGCGAGCTGCCCGGCGCGCTGTTCGTGATCGACACCAAGCGCGAGGCCATCGCCGTGGCCGAGGCGAGACGGCTGCGGATCCCGATCATCGGGGTGGTCGACACGAACGCCGACCCGGATGAAGTGGACTTCGTCGTCCCCGGCAACGACGACGCCATCCGCTCCGTCGGTTTGATGTGCCGCGTCATAGCGGATGCCGCCGCCGAGGGGCGCGCGGCGCTCGAAGGCCCCGAGGCCGCCGAGGAGCCCGCGCCCGCGGCCCCGGCGCCCGAGGAGCCGATCGTCGAGGCGCGGGAGCCGGAGCCCTCCGAGCCGGCGGCGGCGGCCGAGAGCCCGGAAACGGAGGCTGCCGCGCCCGAGGCCGAGCAGGCGCCGGCAGAGTAG
- a CDS encoding 1-deoxy-D-xylulose-5-phosphate reductoisomerase translates to MASPPPDRPLRLAVLGSTGSIGRQALRVAERFPERVRVVALAAGTSGAALAEQASASQVERVALTDAEAAEEASRILGRPVAHGPEAVESLAGGDEADVVLNALVGSAGLRVTLRALRSGKRLALANKESLVAGGELVTSAPAGQLVPVDSEHSALFQCLLGEMPEDVSRLWLTASGGPFRGMGRAELERVSADQALRHPRWTMGPKITVDSATLMNKGLEAIEAHHLFGLPYDRVRIVVHPQSMVHSMVEFADASVKAHLGPTDMRIPIQYALSHPGRWEAPVAPVRFEAAGTLGFEEPDAETFRCLALALEAGRAGGTMPAVMNAANEVAVAAFLAGACPITDIDRTVERVMGEHSPEPLRSIEQVEAADGWARRAAREALGLP, encoded by the coding sequence TTGGCGTCCCCGCCGCCGGATCGGCCGCTCCGCCTGGCGGTCCTCGGCTCCACCGGCTCCATCGGGCGTCAGGCCCTGCGGGTCGCCGAGCGCTTCCCCGAGCGGGTGCGGGTCGTCGCGCTCGCCGCGGGAACCTCCGGCGCCGCCCTCGCCGAGCAGGCCTCGGCGTCGCAGGTGGAGCGCGTCGCGCTCACCGACGCCGAGGCCGCTGAGGAGGCGTCGCGGATCCTCGGCCGGCCGGTCGCGCACGGGCCGGAGGCCGTGGAGTCGCTGGCCGGCGGCGACGAGGCCGACGTGGTGCTCAACGCCCTGGTCGGCTCCGCGGGGCTGAGGGTCACGCTCCGCGCCCTGCGCAGCGGCAAGCGTCTCGCGCTGGCGAACAAGGAATCCCTCGTCGCCGGCGGCGAACTGGTCACCTCTGCACCGGCCGGCCAGCTCGTGCCGGTCGACAGCGAGCACTCGGCGCTCTTCCAGTGCCTCCTCGGCGAGATGCCCGAGGACGTGTCGCGCCTGTGGCTCACAGCCTCGGGCGGACCGTTCCGGGGCATGGGGCGCGCGGAGCTCGAGCGGGTGAGCGCCGACCAGGCGCTGCGCCACCCTCGCTGGACGATGGGACCCAAGATCACGGTGGACTCGGCGACACTGATGAACAAGGGGCTGGAGGCCATCGAGGCCCACCACCTCTTCGGGCTGCCCTACGACCGTGTCCGGATCGTGGTCCACCCGCAGTCGATGGTCCACTCGATGGTCGAGTTCGCCGACGCCTCGGTCAAGGCGCACCTCGGACCCACCGACATGCGGATCCCGATACAGTACGCGCTGAGCCACCCCGGCCGGTGGGAGGCGCCGGTCGCGCCGGTCCGGTTCGAGGCAGCCGGCACGCTGGGCTTCGAGGAGCCGGACGCGGAGACCTTCCGCTGCCTGGCTCTGGCGTTGGAGGCGGGCCGCGCGGGAGGGACGATGCCGGCTGTGATGAACGCCGCCAACGAGGTCGCCGTGGCGGCGTTCCTCGCAGGAGCGTGCCCGATCACCGACATCGACCGCACCGTGGAGCGGGTCATGGGCGAGCACTCGCCCGAGCCGCTGCGCTCCATCGAGCAGGTCGAGGCCGCCGACGGCTGGGCGCGCCGCGCGGCACGCGAGGCGCTCGGGCTGCCGTAG
- a CDS encoding Gfo/Idh/MocA family oxidoreductase, with amino-acid sequence MSEDRVRVAIVGCGREGSALLVDFATRPFIDVMAVCDRDPDSPGAKKAAQFGIPFVTRLDDLVARSSEHDLIIEVTGNPDVKPHLKKALLEQGNDTTIIVHDLVARLILSLAADAHTLVPTMHPTDVGIGVRIDEWSELGPCEIEDDDADAAG; translated from the coding sequence ATGTCAGAGGACAGGGTGCGTGTGGCGATCGTAGGGTGCGGCCGCGAGGGCAGCGCGTTGCTCGTCGACTTCGCCACGCGTCCGTTCATCGACGTCATGGCCGTGTGCGACCGCGACCCGGACAGCCCGGGAGCGAAGAAGGCCGCCCAGTTCGGCATCCCGTTCGTGACACGGCTGGACGACCTCGTCGCCCGGTCCTCCGAGCACGACCTGATCATCGAGGTGACGGGGAACCCGGACGTCAAGCCACACCTGAAGAAAGCGCTGCTGGAGCAGGGCAACGACACGACGATCATCGTGCACGACCTCGTGGCGCGGCTCATCCTGAGCCTCGCCGCCGATGCGCACACCCTCGTCCCGACGATGCACCCGACGGACGTCGGGATCGGCGTCAGGATCGACGAGTGGAGCGAGCTCGGCCCCTGCGAGATCGAGGACGACGACGCCGACGCGGCGGGATGA
- a CDS encoding site-2 protease family protein: MSLGLPVADAVIWGVITFSLLVVLHEGGHFLAARAFGVKVHEFMIGLPGPAIRFRGRKTTFGVTAVPLGGYVRIAGMEPGPEDPLLARALGAAVTSERVDARSLASAIAVEETHAARLLVTLQDYAALEAAPDDKVSYLPVARLEAGESADELLARLRSETYRGKKTWQRVTILSMGVVVNLVTAVLVFTAVLSVFGYFELSLKLDSVVPGSGAEAAGLEAGDEIVAVEDERVRTFQDLVMRVGGWEPGGIVTVEFVRDGRPMQAEVTLGEGDQGQPLLGVQPSLVKREFGLGGAFVESLRFVGLVFRAIAGFFNPETFRASLQGASSVVGASVIVAEAARTGPIDYAWIVALLSLSLGALNLVPIPPLDGGKIAVEAVERVIGHPLRREVSFGLSIAGAMLLFSLIGYLVYADVLRLANG; encoded by the coding sequence GTGTCGCTGGGACTTCCGGTCGCCGACGCGGTGATCTGGGGTGTCATCACGTTCTCGCTGCTGGTGGTGCTCCACGAGGGCGGCCACTTCCTCGCCGCCCGGGCCTTCGGCGTGAAGGTCCACGAGTTCATGATCGGGTTGCCCGGCCCCGCGATCCGGTTCCGGGGGCGCAAGACCACGTTCGGCGTCACGGCCGTCCCGCTGGGCGGATACGTCCGCATAGCGGGGATGGAGCCCGGCCCGGAGGATCCGCTCCTGGCACGGGCGCTGGGAGCGGCGGTGACCTCCGAGCGCGTCGACGCCCGCTCGCTCGCATCGGCGATCGCCGTGGAGGAGACGCACGCGGCCAGGCTCCTCGTCACTCTCCAGGACTACGCGGCACTCGAAGCGGCGCCGGACGACAAGGTCTCCTACCTGCCGGTCGCCCGCCTCGAGGCGGGCGAGTCCGCCGACGAGCTCCTCGCCCGCCTCCGGTCCGAGACCTACCGAGGCAAGAAGACCTGGCAGCGCGTGACCATCCTTTCCATGGGCGTCGTCGTCAACCTCGTGACCGCCGTGCTGGTCTTCACCGCCGTGCTGTCGGTCTTCGGGTACTTCGAGCTGTCCTTGAAGCTGGACTCCGTCGTGCCCGGCTCCGGCGCCGAGGCCGCGGGCCTGGAAGCCGGCGACGAGATCGTCGCCGTCGAGGACGAGCGCGTCCGCACGTTCCAGGACCTCGTGATGCGCGTCGGGGGCTGGGAGCCCGGGGGGATCGTGACGGTGGAGTTCGTGCGGGACGGCCGGCCCATGCAGGCCGAGGTCACGCTCGGTGAGGGCGACCAGGGACAGCCGCTGCTGGGCGTGCAGCCCTCGCTCGTGAAGCGGGAGTTCGGGCTGGGCGGCGCGTTCGTCGAGAGCCTGCGGTTCGTGGGGCTGGTCTTCCGGGCCATCGCGGGGTTCTTCAACCCCGAGACGTTCCGGGCCTCGCTGCAAGGCGCGAGCAGCGTGGTGGGGGCGAGCGTCATCGTCGCCGAGGCCGCCAGGACCGGCCCGATCGACTACGCGTGGATAGTCGCGCTGCTCTCGCTCTCGCTGGGCGCGCTGAACCTCGTGCCGATACCGCCACTGGACGGCGGCAAGATCGCCGTCGAGGCCGTCGAGCGTGTCATCGGGCACCCCCTGCGCCGCGAGGTCTCCTTCGGGCTGAGCATAGCCGGGGCGATGCTGCTGTTCTCGCTGATCGGCTACCTGGTGTACGCTGACGTCCTCCGGCTCGCCAACGGCTAG